GTATTGTCTTCCCATAGCAGGCATTTCTTTTTTACATGGTGCACACCAAGTTCCCCAAAAATTTAAGAAGACACCTTGACCTTTATAAGAGGAGAGTTGATGGCTTTCGCCGTTTAAGTCGACCAATAAGAAATCAGGCGCATCATCCCCAACTTTCAATACATCGTGTTTTTCTTTTATTGAGCTGTTGTATATTGAAAAAATAATAGCACTGGCCAATACTATTAAAACAATTAATCGCAAAATGAAACGATTCTTCTTTTTGTTATTCAACCGACTGCTTTCTCCCTTCAAGAACTTACAGGATATGAACGGCATACCTGAACTGTTTTTATTTATGATTATACTTTACTAAAGATTTATCAAAAAACTATGCAGTCACAAAGC
This genomic window from Sporosarcina sp. Marseille-Q4063 contains:
- the resA gene encoding thiol-disulfide oxidoreductase ResA; its protein translation is MNNKKKNRFILRLIVLIVLASAIIFSIYNSSIKEKHDVLKVGDDAPDFLLVDLNGESHQLSSYKGQGVFLNFWGTWCAPCKKEMPAMGRQYQIYKDQGVQVLAVNIAEPDLKVRAFADQYGMVFPTLIDKTKGVMQTYNIKPLPTTFLINPDGKIIKIITGEMSENDIKDYMEQIKPS